In the genome of Myxococcus stipitatus, one region contains:
- a CDS encoding DUF6328 family protein, translated as MRPALTLQIQQALDETRILMLGTQVLLGFGFRMFLEEGYASLPKSTQSWMLFELVLLLGALTLLITPGNFHRIVEKGEDTPRLHRLTTWLLGIALLPIATALAILLFVAGEKVLGRTWGIALGVGTGIVALFFLYGLELFHRWRSGTAAHGRRDMNGQAQPPRRTELKDRVQHVLTETRVILPGVQALLGFQFATVLMPAFERLPASSRYMHLAALVMMTASIILLLAPPAYHRMVERGEETERFHTFASRMLLASTVTLALGLAGDLFVIVRLVTGSVPWSLFAMGAWLACAYGLWFGYTLASRARDRSRTPPPRDRWPSLPRARERAGA; from the coding sequence ATGCGGCCCGCGCTGACGCTTCAGATTCAGCAGGCCCTCGATGAGACCCGCATCCTCATGCTGGGGACCCAGGTCCTCCTGGGCTTCGGCTTCCGGATGTTTCTCGAGGAGGGATACGCCTCCCTCCCCAAGAGCACCCAGTCCTGGATGCTGTTCGAGCTCGTCCTGTTGCTGGGCGCGCTCACGCTGCTCATCACGCCAGGCAACTTCCACCGCATCGTGGAGAAGGGCGAGGATACGCCCAGGCTCCATCGACTCACGACCTGGCTCCTGGGCATCGCGCTGCTGCCCATCGCCACCGCGCTCGCCATCCTGCTCTTCGTCGCGGGAGAGAAGGTGCTGGGGCGGACCTGGGGAATCGCGCTGGGGGTGGGGACCGGCATCGTCGCGCTCTTCTTCCTCTACGGCCTGGAGCTGTTCCACCGATGGCGGTCCGGAACCGCCGCGCATGGGAGAAGGGACATGAACGGGCAGGCACAGCCCCCTCGGCGCACGGAGCTGAAAGACCGCGTCCAGCATGTCCTGACGGAGACGCGCGTCATCCTGCCGGGCGTCCAGGCCCTGCTGGGGTTCCAGTTCGCCACGGTGCTGATGCCGGCGTTCGAACGGCTGCCCGCTTCATCGCGATACATGCACCTGGCGGCCCTGGTGATGATGACCGCGAGCATCATCCTCCTCCTGGCGCCTCCGGCCTACCACCGCATGGTCGAGCGCGGCGAGGAGACGGAGCGCTTCCACACCTTCGCGAGCCGCATGCTCCTGGCCTCCACCGTCACCCTGGCGCTGGGCCTGGCCGGAGACCTCTTCGTCATCGTGCGTCTGGTGACGGGCTCCGTGCCCTGGTCCCTCTTCGCGATGGGGGCCTGGCTCGCCTGTGCCTATGGCCTGTGGTTCGGCTACACCCTCGCGAGCCGTGCGCGGGACCGCTCCAGGACGCCCCCTCCTCGCGACAGGTGGCCTTCACTTCCTCGGGCCCGCGAGCGTGCAGGCGCTTAG
- a CDS encoding TIGR04013 family B12-binding domain/radical SAM domain-containing protein translates to MVPHRPVSLVLSYQYPGKYAFTVLAGAVESDPTLAEVKLFFPRDRETLLATVKERADAGDTVVAAWSFYSASFAASAEELTWVRERLEGRSVLCIAGGVHATAEPLQTLQAGFDLIAIGEGEHSLRELLARVQRGDEPRDTHGVAWLKDGKLVQHGRGEGVKLDDFPPFAARHAMFGAIEITRGCIYACRFCQTPFMSKARFRHRSVANVAHWARELRRSGRRDIRFITPTSMSYGTADETMNLAAVEELLAAVSEAMAPDGRVYYGTFPSEVRPEHVTPEALALLKRYVHNDNLIIGGQSGSERILQSTRRGHDVETVVRATRLAVEGGFVPNVDFILGLPGEEASDVEATVALMERLAELGARVHGHAFMPLPGTPFRDAPPGQVDDETRRKLDRLASQGRLYGHWKQQVTLAEGIASRRRPRAG, encoded by the coding sequence ATGGTGCCGCATCGCCCCGTCTCGTTGGTCCTCAGCTATCAGTACCCAGGCAAGTACGCCTTCACCGTGCTCGCGGGCGCCGTCGAGTCCGACCCGACGCTCGCGGAGGTGAAGCTGTTCTTCCCTCGGGACCGCGAGACCTTGCTCGCCACGGTGAAGGAGCGCGCCGACGCGGGCGACACCGTCGTGGCCGCGTGGTCGTTCTACTCGGCCAGCTTCGCCGCCTCGGCGGAGGAGTTGACGTGGGTTCGCGAGCGGCTGGAGGGGCGCTCCGTCCTGTGCATCGCCGGCGGCGTCCACGCGACGGCCGAGCCGCTCCAGACGCTCCAGGCGGGCTTCGACCTCATCGCCATTGGCGAGGGCGAGCACTCCCTGCGTGAGCTGCTCGCTCGCGTCCAGCGAGGAGACGAACCTCGGGACACCCACGGCGTGGCCTGGCTGAAGGACGGCAAGCTGGTCCAGCACGGCCGGGGAGAGGGCGTGAAGCTCGACGACTTCCCGCCCTTCGCCGCGCGGCACGCGATGTTCGGGGCCATCGAAATCACGCGCGGCTGCATCTACGCGTGCCGGTTCTGTCAGACGCCCTTCATGAGCAAGGCGCGCTTCCGCCATCGCTCCGTGGCCAACGTGGCGCACTGGGCCCGCGAGCTGCGCCGCTCAGGACGTCGGGACATCCGCTTCATCACCCCCACGTCCATGTCCTACGGCACCGCCGACGAGACGATGAACCTGGCCGCCGTGGAAGAGCTCCTCGCCGCGGTGAGCGAGGCCATGGCCCCCGATGGGCGCGTGTACTACGGCACCTTCCCCTCGGAGGTCCGCCCCGAGCACGTCACGCCCGAGGCACTCGCGCTCCTCAAGCGCTACGTCCACAACGACAACCTCATCATCGGCGGACAGTCCGGCTCCGAGCGCATCCTCCAGAGCACTCGGCGGGGCCATGACGTGGAGACGGTGGTGCGCGCCACGCGCCTGGCGGTGGAGGGCGGCTTCGTCCCCAACGTGGACTTCATCCTGGGTCTGCCCGGTGAAGAGGCGTCGGACGTGGAGGCCACCGTGGCCCTCATGGAGCGGCTGGCGGAGCTGGGGGCGCGTGTTCACGGACACGCCTTCATGCCGCTGCCGGGGACTCCATTCCGCGACGCGCCGCCGGGTCAGGTGGACGACGAGACGCGCCGCAAGCTGGACCGGCTGGCCTCCCAGGGACGGCTCTATGGCCACTGGAAGCAGCAGGTGACGCTGGCCGAGGGAATCGCGTCCCGGCGCCGTCCTCGCGCGGGCTGA
- a CDS encoding low affinity iron permease family protein, producing MHERFHRFAHHVAMVAGSPVTFFVALGGIVGWCLLGPLFSFSDSWQLVINTATTIITFLMVFLIQATQNRDAKALHLKLDELIRAQRRARNTFADLEDATDEELADFEQQFQRLRATWKGRREGAAEEDDDAARADASDSAGPR from the coding sequence ATGCACGAGCGCTTCCACCGATTCGCGCACCACGTCGCGATGGTCGCCGGCTCCCCGGTCACGTTCTTCGTGGCGCTGGGAGGCATCGTGGGCTGGTGCCTGCTCGGGCCGCTCTTCTCGTTCAGCGATAGCTGGCAGCTCGTCATCAACACCGCCACCACCATCATCACGTTCCTGATGGTGTTCCTCATCCAGGCGACGCAGAACCGCGATGCGAAGGCCCTGCACCTGAAGCTGGACGAGCTCATCCGGGCCCAGCGCCGTGCCCGGAACACCTTCGCGGACCTGGAGGACGCGACCGACGAGGAGCTGGCGGACTTCGAGCAGCAGTTCCAGCGGCTGCGCGCGACCTGGAAGGGCCGTCGTGAAGGCGCCGCGGAGGAGGACGACGATGCGGCCCGCGCTGACGCTTCAGATTCAGCAGGCCCTCGATGA
- the aceB gene encoding malate synthase A, with product MTSEAPPSKSPDLGAGVAVKGPWHPDYGEVLTPDALAFVARLVRAFGERREGLLERRKAVQASWRQGARPHFLPETKAVREGSWTVAPLPPDLQDRRVEITGPVDRKMIINALNSGANVFMADFEDANSPTWDNVVRGQLNLRDAVRRRISFTAEGGKHYALNDKPAVLFVRPRGWHLPERHVEIDGKPISGSLFDFALFFFHNAKEQLARGTGPYFYLPKMQSHLEARLWNDVFVLAQDTLGIPQGTIKATVLIETLPAAFEMDEILYELREHSAGLNCGRWDYIFSFIKTLQSDTSVVLPDRSQVTMDKAFLNAYSQLLIQTCHRRNVHAMGGMAAFIPIKGDAAANEAVLEKVRADKLREVKNGHDGTWVAHPGLVSLARDIFDANMKGPNQLSNKREDVRITEADLLKVPSGTRTEEGLRHNLRVGIQYTAAWLGGLGCVPLYNLMEDAATAEISRAQVWQWLHHGASLEDGRKVTPELFQSLLREEMARLEKEGVHEKYGAAHVQRARELFEQLSTSPTFEDFLTLPAYEALDSTH from the coding sequence GCGTCGGGAAGGGCTGCTCGAGCGTCGCAAGGCCGTGCAGGCGTCCTGGCGCCAGGGCGCGCGCCCCCACTTCCTGCCGGAGACGAAGGCCGTGCGCGAGGGGAGCTGGACGGTGGCTCCGCTGCCGCCGGACCTCCAGGACCGTCGGGTGGAGATCACCGGCCCGGTGGACCGGAAGATGATCATCAACGCCCTCAACTCCGGGGCGAACGTCTTCATGGCGGACTTCGAGGACGCCAACAGCCCCACCTGGGACAACGTCGTCCGGGGCCAGCTCAACCTGCGCGACGCCGTCCGCCGCCGCATCTCCTTCACCGCCGAGGGCGGCAAGCACTACGCGCTCAACGACAAGCCCGCCGTCCTCTTCGTGCGCCCCCGGGGCTGGCACCTGCCCGAGCGCCACGTCGAAATCGACGGCAAGCCCATCTCCGGCTCGCTCTTCGACTTCGCCCTGTTCTTCTTCCACAACGCGAAGGAGCAGCTCGCGCGCGGCACGGGCCCCTACTTCTACCTGCCCAAGATGCAGAGCCACCTGGAGGCCCGGCTCTGGAACGACGTGTTCGTGCTCGCCCAGGACACGCTCGGCATCCCCCAGGGCACCATCAAGGCCACGGTCCTCATCGAGACGCTCCCCGCCGCCTTCGAGATGGACGAAATCCTCTACGAGCTGCGCGAGCACTCCGCGGGCCTCAACTGCGGCCGCTGGGACTACATCTTCAGCTTCATCAAGACGCTCCAGTCGGACACCAGCGTGGTGCTCCCGGACCGGAGCCAGGTCACCATGGACAAGGCGTTCCTCAACGCCTACTCGCAGCTGCTCATCCAGACCTGCCACCGCCGCAACGTCCACGCGATGGGCGGCATGGCCGCGTTCATCCCCATCAAGGGCGACGCCGCCGCCAACGAGGCCGTCCTGGAGAAGGTCCGCGCCGACAAGCTGCGCGAGGTGAAGAACGGCCATGACGGCACCTGGGTCGCCCACCCCGGCCTCGTGTCCCTGGCCCGCGACATCTTCGACGCGAACATGAAGGGCCCGAACCAGCTCTCCAACAAGCGCGAGGACGTGCGCATCACCGAGGCGGACCTGCTCAAGGTCCCCTCCGGCACGCGCACCGAGGAGGGCCTGCGCCACAACCTGCGCGTGGGCATCCAGTACACCGCCGCGTGGCTGGGGGGCCTGGGCTGCGTGCCGCTCTACAACCTGATGGAGGACGCGGCCACCGCGGAAATCTCCCGCGCCCAGGTGTGGCAGTGGCTGCACCACGGCGCCTCGCTCGAGGACGGCCGGAAGGTGACGCCCGAGCTGTTCCAGTCCCTCCTGCGCGAGGAGATGGCCCGCCTGGAGAAGGAAGGCGTCCACGAGAAGTACGGCGCCGCCCACGTCCAGCGCGCTCGCGAGCTCTTCGAGCAGCTGTCCACCTCACCCACCTTCGAGGACTTCCTCACCCTGCCCGCCTACGAGGCGCTCGACTCCACCCACTGA
- the aceA gene encoding isocitrate lyase, whose translation MYDATTTTPDASPHAKLHARRFEGITRNYTEKDVKKLRGTLPISYTLAEVGSKRLWELLHTEDYINALGALTGNQAVQMVRAGLKAIYLSGWQVAADANSAGQMYPDQSLYPVDSVPTVVKKINNALRRADQIDHAEGKSDRYWFAPIIADAEAGFGGPLNAFELMKSMIEAGAAGVHFEDQLASEKKCGHMGGKVLVPTSHFVRTLNAARLAADVMGVPTLLVARTDADSAKLLMSDADEYDHPFIDRKNGRTPEGFYRLNGGLDCAISRGLAYAPYADLVWCETSTPDLAQAKKFAEAIRAKFPNKLLAYNCSPSFNWKKNLDDATIAKFQRELGAMGYKFQFVTLAGFHALNHSMYELARKYRDRGMAAYSEFQQGEFGSEKDGYTATRHQREVGTGYFDQVAEVISGGSASTLALHESTEAHQF comes from the coding sequence ATGTACGACGCCACCACGACGACCCCGGACGCCTCCCCTCACGCCAAGCTGCACGCCCGCCGCTTCGAGGGCATCACGCGCAACTACACCGAGAAGGACGTGAAGAAGCTGCGCGGCACGCTGCCCATCAGCTACACGCTGGCCGAGGTCGGCTCCAAGCGGCTGTGGGAGCTGCTCCACACGGAGGACTACATCAACGCGCTGGGCGCGCTCACCGGCAACCAGGCCGTGCAGATGGTGCGCGCGGGCCTGAAGGCCATCTACCTGTCCGGTTGGCAGGTGGCGGCGGACGCGAACTCGGCCGGGCAGATGTACCCGGACCAGAGCCTCTACCCGGTGGACAGCGTCCCCACCGTGGTGAAGAAGATCAACAACGCCCTGCGCCGCGCGGACCAGATTGACCACGCCGAGGGCAAGAGCGACCGCTACTGGTTCGCGCCCATCATCGCGGACGCGGAGGCCGGCTTCGGCGGTCCGCTCAACGCGTTCGAGCTGATGAAGAGCATGATTGAGGCGGGCGCCGCGGGCGTCCACTTCGAGGACCAGCTCGCCAGCGAGAAGAAGTGTGGCCACATGGGCGGCAAGGTGCTGGTGCCCACCAGCCACTTCGTGCGCACCCTCAACGCCGCGCGGCTCGCCGCCGACGTCATGGGCGTGCCCACGCTGCTCGTCGCGCGCACGGATGCCGACAGCGCCAAGCTCCTGATGAGCGACGCGGACGAGTACGACCACCCGTTCATCGACCGCAAGAATGGCCGCACCCCGGAGGGCTTCTACCGCCTCAACGGCGGCCTGGACTGCGCCATCTCCCGCGGCCTGGCCTATGCGCCGTACGCGGACCTGGTGTGGTGCGAGACCAGCACCCCGGACCTTGCCCAGGCCAAGAAGTTCGCCGAGGCCATCCGCGCGAAGTTCCCCAACAAGCTGCTCGCGTACAACTGCTCCCCGTCCTTCAACTGGAAGAAGAACCTGGACGACGCGACCATCGCCAAGTTCCAGCGCGAGCTGGGCGCCATGGGCTACAAGTTCCAGTTCGTCACCCTGGCGGGCTTCCACGCGCTGAACCACTCCATGTACGAGCTGGCGCGCAAGTACCGCGACCGCGGCATGGCGGCGTACAGCGAGTTCCAGCAGGGTGAGTTCGGCTCGGAGAAGGACGGCTACACCGCCACGCGTCACCAGCGCGAGGTCGGCACCGGCTACTTCGACCAGGTCGCCGAGGTCATCTCCGGCGGCTCCGCCAGCACCCTGGCCCTGCACGAGTCCACCGAGGCCCACCAGTTCTAG